The Actinomycetota bacterium genome includes a region encoding these proteins:
- a CDS encoding thioredoxin domain-containing protein, giving the protein MDPTGLSPYLAQHVDNPVDWYPWGDRAFEEAKRRDVPIFLSVGYSACHWCHVMAHESFEDDQVAALLNEHFVAVKVDREERPDVDAVYMEAVTALTGHGGWPMSVFLTPDGRPFFGGTYWPKEDRTGMPGFVRVLRSVHEAWRDRRDELAATAGRIAEALAERAAGPAAGAADPTVADRAAPVALRAWDRTLGGFGQAPKFPQAMTLEWLVERHVRLRRDGGETADRWLEPVAHSLDAMARGGIHDHVGGGFHRYSTDGRWLVPHFEKMLYDNALLVAAYAKAAAVTGDPRFDRVARSTADYLLRDLRHDAGGFFSATDADSEGEEGRFFVWSMDELADVVRSVGADPDRFAAFYGASAGGNWEGTNILHEPVDRGRFCAQRGLDLAEFVEELDAVRAALYERREERAHPGLDRKVLTSWNALAVRGLVATGMYLGLPEYVDAAITTAGFLHEALVVDGRLHHVWKDGTVTVPAFLEDVATLAVACLDLYAATGDAMWFERAAHWANDARDRFHDDDDGGFFATAHDVDELYIRPKQTWDNATPSANSVMAEAGLRLAGYTGDAAWRDVTDEVVRLFQGDAERAPTGYGWFLRVAEDVLAGPREVAVVGTPGPRRERLVRELWAGPLPGAVVAVAAPDGDRTAVPLLEGRDEVDGQPAAYVCRDLVCDRPVTEPHELRAKLDTPA; this is encoded by the coding sequence ATGGACCCCACCGGACTGTCGCCGTACCTGGCCCAGCACGTCGACAACCCGGTCGATTGGTACCCGTGGGGAGACCGGGCCTTCGAGGAGGCCAAGCGGCGTGACGTCCCGATCTTCCTGTCGGTCGGGTACTCGGCGTGTCACTGGTGCCACGTGATGGCGCACGAGTCGTTCGAGGACGACCAGGTCGCCGCGCTCCTCAACGAACACTTCGTCGCGGTCAAGGTCGACCGCGAGGAGCGACCCGATGTGGACGCGGTGTACATGGAGGCGGTCACGGCGCTCACCGGCCACGGCGGCTGGCCGATGTCGGTGTTCCTCACCCCGGACGGGCGTCCGTTCTTCGGCGGAACGTACTGGCCGAAGGAGGACCGGACGGGCATGCCGGGCTTCGTGCGGGTGCTGCGGTCGGTACACGAGGCATGGCGCGACCGCCGCGACGAGCTCGCGGCGACGGCGGGGCGGATCGCGGAGGCGTTGGCGGAGCGTGCCGCCGGCCCAGCGGCTGGTGCCGCTGACCCCACGGTCGCCGACCGCGCCGCTCCGGTGGCGCTGCGCGCCTGGGATCGCACTTTGGGAGGGTTCGGGCAGGCACCGAAGTTCCCGCAAGCCATGACGCTGGAGTGGCTGGTCGAGCGCCACGTTCGCCTGCGCCGGGACGGTGGCGAGACCGCCGACCGCTGGCTGGAGCCGGTCGCCCACAGCCTCGACGCGATGGCCCGCGGCGGGATCCACGACCACGTCGGCGGTGGGTTCCATCGGTACTCGACAGACGGGCGTTGGCTCGTCCCGCACTTCGAGAAGATGCTGTACGACAACGCTCTGCTGGTGGCGGCCTACGCCAAGGCCGCGGCGGTGACCGGCGACCCGCGGTTCGACCGGGTCGCGCGCTCCACCGCCGACTACCTGCTCCGCGACCTGCGCCACGACGCCGGCGGGTTCTTCAGCGCCACCGATGCCGACTCCGAAGGGGAAGAGGGCCGCTTCTTCGTGTGGTCGATGGACGAGCTCGCCGACGTTGTCCGCTCGGTGGGTGCCGATCCCGATCGCTTCGCGGCGTTCTACGGCGCGTCAGCCGGCGGGAACTGGGAAGGCACCAACATCCTGCACGAACCGGTGGACCGCGGTCGGTTCTGCGCGCAACGCGGCCTGGACCTGGCCGAGTTCGTCGAGGAGCTCGACGCGGTCCGCGCTGCGCTGTACGAGCGGCGCGAGGAGCGCGCCCATCCTGGTCTCGACCGCAAGGTCCTGACATCGTGGAACGCGCTGGCGGTGCGGGGCCTGGTCGCCACCGGGATGTACCTGGGGCTGCCCGAGTACGTCGACGCGGCGATCACCACGGCGGGCTTCCTGCACGAGGCGCTGGTGGTGGACGGTCGCCTGCACCACGTGTGGAAGGACGGGACCGTGACCGTCCCCGCCTTCCTCGAGGACGTGGCGACGCTCGCGGTCGCCTGCCTCGACCTGTACGCCGCCACCGGGGACGCGATGTGGTTCGAGCGTGCGGCGCACTGGGCCAACGACGCGCGCGACCGGTTCCACGACGACGACGACGGCGGGTTCTTCGCGACCGCGCACGACGTCGACGAGCTGTACATCCGTCCCAAGCAGACCTGGGACAACGCGACCCCGTCCGCGAACAGCGTGATGGCGGAGGCGGGGCTGCGGCTGGCCGGGTACACCGGCGACGCGGCGTGGAGGGACGTCACCGACGAAGTCGTGCGCCTGTTCCAGGGCGACGCGGAGCGTGCCCCGACCGGGTACGGGTGGTTCCTGCGGGTGGCCGAGGACGTGCTGGCCGGACCACGTGAGGTCGCGGTGGTGGGCACGCCCGGGCCGCGACGCGAACGACTGGTCCGGGAGCTTTGGGCCGGCCCGCTGCCGGGCGCGGTGGTGGCGGTGGCCGCGCCGGACGGTGACCGCACGGCGGTGCCGCTGCTGGAAGGCCGCGACGAGGTGGACGGTCAGCCGGCGGCGTACGTCTGCCGCGACCTGGTCTGCGACCGGCCGGTCACCGAACCGCACGAGCTGCGCGCGAAGCTCGACACGCCCGCCTAG
- a CDS encoding competence/damage-inducible protein A, which produces MALGASIVVIGDEILEGFVQDTNSWWLAGRLRHHGIELARIVAVGDDVDEIVDVLGHELLRERPRVVFTTGGIGSTPDDVTYEAVAAALDVPLQTAGEIERRVEAAVQWTAAHGVDVDDQFVDHMMRMARIPAGGSLLGGEPSSSPGVRVDVDDGLDADGGAVIVILPGVPAQLRAIVTDVVEPQLLRGRGRDDTIAEIAHGFPESLLNRCFARLAEEHPQVKVGSYPGVPMIVRLRGEAVAVAAAVAAVEAHLRELEDQPGGARLRRAWSDRLAATQERL; this is translated from the coding sequence ATGGCTTTGGGCGCGTCGATCGTGGTGATCGGGGACGAGATCCTCGAGGGCTTCGTCCAGGACACCAACTCGTGGTGGCTGGCAGGTCGACTGCGCCACCACGGGATCGAGCTGGCACGGATCGTGGCCGTCGGCGACGACGTCGACGAGATCGTCGACGTCCTGGGCCACGAGCTCCTCCGCGAACGTCCACGCGTGGTGTTCACCACCGGCGGGATCGGTTCCACGCCGGACGATGTCACCTACGAGGCGGTGGCGGCGGCACTCGACGTGCCGCTACAGACGGCCGGGGAGATCGAGCGGCGGGTCGAGGCGGCGGTGCAGTGGACCGCCGCTCACGGCGTCGACGTCGATGACCAGTTCGTCGACCACATGATGCGTATGGCCAGGATCCCGGCGGGCGGATCGTTGCTGGGCGGCGAGCCGAGCTCGTCGCCCGGCGTCCGCGTCGACGTCGACGACGGGCTCGACGCTGACGGCGGCGCGGTGATCGTGATCCTGCCCGGCGTCCCCGCGCAGCTGCGAGCGATCGTCACGGACGTCGTCGAACCGCAGCTGCTCCGCGGCCGCGGACGTGACGACACGATCGCCGAGATCGCCCACGGCTTCCCTGAGTCGCTGCTCAACCGGTGCTTCGCTCGCCTCGCCGAGGAGCACCCGCAGGTCAAGGTTGGCTCGTACCCGGGCGTCCCGATGATCGTGCGACTGCGGGGCGAGGCGGTGGCGGTCGCGGCGGCGGTGGCGGCGGTCGAGGCTCATCTGCGCGAGTTGGAGGACCAACCTGGCGGGGCCCGGCTGCGCCGAGCGTGGAGCGACAGGCTCGCCGCCACGCAGGAGCGGCTGTGA
- a CDS encoding glutamate--cysteine ligase, translating into MGQDITATQFTPEDRQRYREKLKRCLDTLRILLEEEDRFEVGRSRIGLELEIYLVDRSGTPMMVNDEVLARIEAGDFQTELGQFNIEFNLSPHKIVGTVFRELEDELRASLNHALRRAEELDARMLIVGILPTLKDLHVTRENLSNNPRYHALNDQILAARGEAFRIEIEGRERLMTMANSIMMEAASTSCQLHLQVDPDDFARYWNAAQALSAAQLAVGSNSPFFLGKELWRETRIALFEQSIDTRTAELAAQGVRPRVWFGERWIDHVLDLYEENVRYFPTLLPLVDDEDPFEVLDRGDVPHLRELALHNGTIYRWNRPVYTVARGRPHLRVENRVLPAGPSVADVIANAAFYYGATRALAEASQPVSQQMSFGVATDNFFAAARDGIDAQLYWPGLGTLSASELVGEHLLPLADEGLGRWNIDAQDRERFLGIIEQRCLTRQIGATWQVATVRHLTEHDGLDRDAALLEMTRCYIEHMHANEPVHTWPVPCHA; encoded by the coding sequence CTGGGGCAGGACATCACCGCGACGCAGTTCACTCCCGAAGACCGCCAGAGGTACCGGGAGAAGCTGAAGCGCTGCCTGGACACGCTGCGGATCCTGCTCGAGGAGGAGGACCGCTTCGAGGTCGGCCGGAGCAGGATCGGCCTGGAGCTGGAGATCTACCTGGTGGACCGCTCCGGCACGCCGATGATGGTCAACGACGAGGTGCTGGCGCGGATCGAGGCCGGTGACTTCCAGACGGAGCTGGGCCAGTTCAACATCGAGTTCAACCTCTCCCCGCACAAGATCGTGGGGACGGTCTTCCGCGAGCTCGAAGACGAGCTGCGAGCCAGCCTCAACCACGCCCTGCGCCGGGCAGAGGAGCTCGACGCCCGGATGCTGATCGTGGGGATCCTGCCCACGTTGAAGGACCTGCACGTCACCCGTGAGAACCTGTCGAACAACCCGCGGTACCACGCGCTCAACGACCAGATCCTGGCGGCACGGGGAGAGGCGTTCCGCATCGAGATCGAAGGTCGCGAACGCCTCATGACGATGGCGAACTCGATCATGATGGAAGCGGCGTCGACCTCGTGTCAGCTGCACCTGCAGGTCGACCCCGACGACTTCGCCCGGTACTGGAACGCGGCGCAGGCGCTGTCCGCCGCTCAGCTGGCGGTCGGGTCCAACTCGCCCTTCTTTCTCGGCAAGGAGCTATGGCGCGAGACCCGCATCGCGCTGTTCGAGCAGTCGATCGACACGCGCACCGCAGAGCTCGCGGCGCAGGGCGTGCGCCCACGCGTTTGGTTCGGGGAACGCTGGATCGACCATGTCCTGGACCTGTACGAGGAGAACGTCCGCTACTTCCCCACGCTCCTGCCGCTCGTCGACGATGAGGACCCGTTCGAGGTACTCGATCGCGGAGACGTCCCCCACCTGCGGGAGCTGGCGCTGCACAACGGCACGATCTACCGCTGGAACCGCCCCGTCTACACCGTCGCCCGCGGCCGACCACACCTGCGTGTCGAGAACCGAGTGCTGCCGGCCGGCCCCAGCGTCGCGGACGTCATCGCCAACGCAGCGTTCTACTACGGCGCGACGCGGGCGCTCGCCGAAGCGTCTCAGCCCGTGTCCCAGCAGATGTCGTTCGGGGTCGCCACCGACAACTTCTTCGCCGCTGCGCGCGACGGCATCGACGCGCAGCTGTACTGGCCTGGCTTGGGAACGCTGTCGGCCAGCGAGCTCGTCGGTGAGCACCTCCTGCCGCTCGCGGACGAGGGGCTGGGACGCTGGAACATCGACGCCCAGGACCGTGAACGGTTCCTCGGGATCATCGAGCAGCGTTGCCTCACGCGCCAGATCGGCGCGACCTGGCAGGTCGCCACTGTCCGTCACCTGACCGAGCACGACGGCCTCGACCGCGACGCTGCTCTGCTGGAGATGACCCGCTGCTACATCGAGCACATGCACGCCAACGAACCCGTCCACACCTGGCCGGTACCCTGCCACGCGTGA
- a CDS encoding alpha/beta fold hydrolase, with amino-acid sequence MTGTRPLRALDDATTPAPGELRSSFLQLTERFRPHEADGLSARWVVDIDGDGAYTVHIHNGGCFVSVGAHADPDTIMRTDRQTWLKLVSGEQDGVAAFTQDHLTVHGDLNLALRLESLFQPGPDTQRVVRTARTNAAGVDLESLIIGRGTPVVLLHGLGANKVSFVPTLDALASRYEVHALDLPGFGKSGKPLPAARRYSMRWMADVVHGYLRAQGIGHCYVVGNSMGGRIAVELGLRHPRRLGGVVGLCPAVAFDEYQWLAPMLRVLHGHWVGLAPIPFRRETVEAAIRGMFHDPYCLRADNITAAAEEFVRNLSDRRHRLAILACLRHLAAERASGRRSFWTSIERLRVPSYWVFGTGDPLVSAAYCERVRESLPDARCEVWEDVGHVPQFEVPQRTNQRVGAFIDELDAARHR; translated from the coding sequence GTGACCGGAACGCGACCGCTCCGCGCGCTGGACGATGCAACGACACCGGCACCAGGTGAGCTGCGCAGCAGCTTCCTGCAGCTGACCGAGCGGTTCCGCCCGCATGAGGCAGACGGTCTGTCCGCCCGGTGGGTCGTGGACATCGACGGCGACGGCGCGTACACGGTCCACATCCACAACGGTGGGTGCTTCGTATCCGTCGGGGCGCACGCCGATCCCGACACGATCATGCGTACCGACCGCCAGACGTGGCTCAAACTCGTCAGTGGGGAACAGGACGGCGTCGCGGCCTTCACCCAGGACCACCTGACCGTCCACGGCGACCTCAACCTGGCCCTACGGTTGGAGTCGCTGTTCCAGCCCGGACCCGACACCCAGCGCGTGGTCCGCACCGCCCGCACCAACGCGGCCGGGGTCGACCTGGAATCGCTGATCATCGGCCGCGGCACCCCGGTGGTGTTGCTGCACGGGCTGGGAGCGAACAAGGTCTCGTTCGTTCCCACACTGGACGCGCTGGCGTCACGCTACGAGGTCCACGCCCTGGACCTGCCGGGATTCGGCAAGTCCGGCAAGCCCCTGCCGGCCGCCCGACGGTACTCGATGCGGTGGATGGCCGACGTCGTCCATGGCTACCTGCGCGCCCAGGGCATCGGCCACTGCTACGTGGTCGGCAACTCGATGGGCGGGCGCATCGCGGTCGAGCTGGGGCTGCGCCACCCGCGTCGGCTGGGTGGCGTGGTCGGCCTGTGCCCGGCCGTTGCGTTCGACGAGTACCAGTGGTTGGCGCCCATGCTGCGGGTCCTGCACGGCCACTGGGTGGGGCTGGCGCCGATTCCGTTCCGACGCGAGACCGTCGAGGCTGCCATCCGCGGGATGTTCCACGACCCCTACTGTCTGCGCGCCGACAACATCACGGCAGCGGCCGAGGAGTTCGTTCGCAACCTCAGTGACCGCCGCCATCGCCTAGCGATCCTGGCGTGCCTGCGGCACCTGGCCGCCGAGCGCGCCAGCGGCCGGCGGTCGTTCTGGACGTCGATCGAACGGCTGCGGGTCCCGTCCTACTGGGTGTTCGGCACCGGTGATCCGCTGGTCTCGGCGGCGTACTGCGAACGGGTCCGCGAGTCGTTGCCCGACGCCCGCTGCGAGGTGTGGGAGGACGTCGGTCACGTCCCACAGTTCGAGGTCCCGCAACGCACCAACCAGCGGGTCGGTGCGTTCATCGACGAACTCGACGCTGCCCGTCACCGCTAG
- the mca gene encoding mycothiol conjugate amidase Mca translates to MNGRLLFVHAHPDDESSKGAATAARYVDAGARVALVTCTGGEAGEVLNPTCGPVSPADMSATRARELAAACQVIGFSVHYDLGYVDSGFHEDPAGIPPDAFARQPVDRPGADLATIIRHERPHVVVTYPQDGGYPHPDHVMCHEVTVRALELAEDPDADVAGAPCRVPKVYACHAFPPQRVLALHGALLERGADSPFEGWMERLAQRRSWPCDAKIRVDAWFQRRDDALRAHRTQVDPGGTWFAWPRDLERAIYPWECFTRLRSDVSTSDCEDDLLTGLDVTGDSHDQPASAVAE, encoded by the coding sequence GTGAACGGGCGGCTCCTGTTCGTGCACGCCCATCCCGACGACGAATCGTCCAAGGGTGCGGCAACCGCGGCACGATACGTGGACGCCGGTGCGCGCGTGGCGCTGGTGACCTGCACCGGTGGTGAGGCCGGCGAGGTCCTCAACCCCACCTGTGGGCCGGTCTCACCCGCCGACATGAGCGCGACGCGGGCGCGGGAACTCGCGGCTGCCTGCCAGGTCATCGGCTTCTCGGTCCACTACGACCTGGGCTACGTCGATTCGGGCTTCCATGAGGATCCGGCGGGCATCCCCCCGGATGCGTTCGCTCGCCAGCCGGTGGACCGCCCCGGGGCGGACCTCGCGACCATCATCCGTCACGAGCGGCCACACGTGGTCGTCACCTACCCGCAGGACGGTGGTTACCCGCACCCCGACCACGTCATGTGCCACGAGGTCACCGTCCGCGCACTCGAGCTGGCGGAGGACCCCGATGCGGACGTCGCCGGCGCGCCCTGTCGGGTCCCCAAGGTCTACGCCTGCCACGCGTTCCCGCCACAACGGGTCCTGGCGCTGCACGGTGCGCTCCTCGAGCGGGGCGCCGACAGCCCCTTCGAGGGCTGGATGGAGCGGCTCGCGCAGCGGCGCAGCTGGCCATGCGACGCCAAGATCCGCGTGGACGCGTGGTTCCAACGGCGTGACGACGCGTTGCGGGCGCACCGCACCCAGGTCGACCCCGGCGGGACCTGGTTCGCGTGGCCGCGTGACCTCGAGCGTGCGATCTACCCGTGGGAGTGCTTCACGCGGTTGCGATCAGACGTCTCGACCTCCGACTGCGAGGACGACCTGTTGACTGGCCTGGACGTCACCGGCGACAGCCACGACCAGCCGGCTTCGGCCGTGGCCGAGTGA
- the ccrA gene encoding crotonyl-CoA carboxylase/reductase, translated as MDAIRDAILDGAVGDELARLELPETMRAAVVRKDEQEMFEGLEHHEKDPRKSLHVDEVPIPPLGPNEVLIAPMASALNYNTVWTSIFEPVPTFAFLERFAREGDLGARHDLDYHIVGSDAAGVVLRTGPGVTRWKPGDRVVVHCNYVDMESPQGHDDSMLDPSQRIWGFESNFGGMAEISMVKANQLIPMPTHLTWEEAASLGLVLATAYRMLVGHNEARMKQGDKVLIWGATGGLGGFATQLVLNGGGIPVCVVSSDAKVRLLEDVGVEAIIDRKAEGYQFWTDAGEQDYREFRRLGKKIRELIGGDVDIVFEHVGRATFGASVFVVKKGGVVVTCASTTGYRHEYDNRYLWMNLKRILGSHFANYNEAWAATELVDRGMIHPILSKTFPLDEAGQGAYDMHHNLHAGKIGILVNAPQAGLGVQDRAKRARHQDRIDRFQRFE; from the coding sequence ATGGACGCCATCCGCGACGCCATCCTCGACGGGGCGGTGGGCGACGAGCTCGCCCGCCTGGAGCTGCCCGAGACGATGCGGGCGGCGGTCGTCCGCAAGGACGAGCAGGAGATGTTCGAGGGGTTGGAGCACCACGAGAAGGATCCCCGCAAGTCGTTGCACGTCGACGAGGTGCCGATCCCGCCACTGGGACCCAACGAGGTCCTGATCGCGCCGATGGCCTCGGCGTTGAACTACAACACCGTCTGGACGTCGATCTTCGAGCCCGTGCCCACCTTCGCGTTCCTGGAGCGCTTCGCCCGTGAAGGCGACCTCGGGGCGCGCCACGACCTCGACTACCACATCGTCGGCTCCGACGCGGCGGGGGTCGTACTGCGCACCGGCCCGGGGGTGACACGGTGGAAGCCCGGTGACCGGGTCGTCGTGCACTGCAACTACGTCGACATGGAGTCACCGCAGGGCCACGACGACTCGATGCTGGACCCCTCCCAGCGGATCTGGGGGTTCGAGTCGAACTTCGGTGGCATGGCCGAGATCTCCATGGTGAAGGCCAACCAGCTCATCCCGATGCCGACCCACCTGACGTGGGAGGAGGCGGCGTCGCTGGGGCTGGTCCTGGCGACCGCGTACCGCATGCTCGTCGGTCACAACGAAGCCCGCATGAAGCAGGGCGACAAGGTGCTGATCTGGGGGGCCACCGGCGGGCTCGGGGGTTTCGCCACACAGCTGGTCCTCAACGGAGGAGGGATCCCGGTCTGCGTGGTCTCGTCCGACGCGAAGGTGAGGCTGCTCGAGGACGTCGGCGTCGAGGCGATCATCGACCGCAAAGCCGAGGGATACCAGTTCTGGACGGACGCCGGCGAGCAGGACTACCGCGAGTTCCGCCGCCTCGGGAAGAAGATCCGTGAGCTGATCGGCGGTGACGTCGACATCGTCTTCGAGCACGTCGGGCGGGCGACCTTCGGGGCGTCGGTGTTCGTCGTGAAGAAGGGCGGTGTGGTGGTGACGTGCGCGTCGACCACCGGCTACCGGCACGAGTACGACAACCGCTACCTGTGGATGAACCTGAAGCGCATCCTCGGGAGCCACTTCGCGAACTACAACGAGGCATGGGCAGCGACGGAGCTGGTGGACCGTGGCATGATCCACCCGATCCTGTCCAAGACCTTCCCCCTCGACGAGGCCGGCCAGGGTGCCTACGACATGCACCACAACCTGCACGCGGGGAAGATCGGGATCCTGGTCAACGCCCCACAGGCGGGTCTGGGGGTGCAGGATCGCGCCAAGCGTGCCCGCCACCAGGATCGCATCGACCGGTTCCAGCGCTTCGAGTGA
- a CDS encoding nitroreductase family protein, whose product MEFRQVVARRRMVRHYRPDPVAPAVVERIVDTARRAPSAGFAQGQRFVVVTDPATRAAVADLADEAAHVARGFHPWISGAPVHVVVCADVGAYHERYREPDKLATGGSEVDWPVPYWHVDAGASLMLLLLAAVDEGLAAGFLGVHRLRGLERLLGIPDGVQPIGVVTLGHPAPDRPPASRRRGWRELGAVVSWERWGGR is encoded by the coding sequence GTGGAGTTCCGCCAGGTCGTGGCCCGCCGCCGCATGGTCCGCCACTACCGCCCTGATCCGGTGGCGCCGGCGGTCGTGGAAAGGATCGTCGACACGGCACGCAGGGCACCCAGCGCCGGTTTCGCCCAGGGTCAGCGGTTCGTCGTGGTCACCGACCCGGCGACCCGCGCCGCCGTCGCCGACCTCGCGGACGAGGCCGCCCACGTGGCGCGGGGCTTCCACCCGTGGATCTCGGGCGCGCCCGTGCACGTCGTGGTCTGTGCCGACGTCGGGGCCTACCACGAGCGATACCGCGAACCCGACAAGCTCGCCACAGGCGGGAGCGAGGTCGACTGGCCGGTCCCCTACTGGCACGTCGACGCCGGCGCGTCGTTGATGCTGTTGCTACTCGCCGCCGTCGACGAGGGCCTGGCCGCGGGGTTCTTGGGCGTGCACCGTCTCCGCGGGCTGGAGCGCTTGCTGGGGATCCCGGACGGCGTCCAGCCGATCGGGGTGGTGACGCTTGGCCATCCGGCACCCGACCGGCCGCCCGCATCGCGACGACGTGGCTGGCGTGAGCTGGGCGCGGTGGTGTCGTGGGAGCGGTGGGGTGGGCGCTAG
- a CDS encoding alpha/beta hydrolase gives MTAPLPGQDWGRRDPAWSGILGEVLQVRGRPAHVLRRAARDAGPPLLLVHGLGGSARNWLDVATQLSRHGEVVAVDLPGFGGTPVPEGGSARVRANAGFLEAVLDRLGWSDVTVIGNSMGGLLVTLLAADRHDRVGRLVLINPALPAPRRDMLRLPPAAVSRILPAAVPGIGRALIELGYRRRTAEQLVDDSLASVVADVDRIRPALRDVLVENLEVARTTTWRRRALSEAARSLVAMLVDAREPLLAVHAVAAPTLVVAGDRDRLVSTHVIRGLMVRRPDWDHHVLAGVGHSPHVEVPREFCHVVDRWLVDAAAGRSAIPAANRADDDAARPSGDGQRRVRR, from the coding sequence GTGACCGCACCGCTCCCCGGGCAGGACTGGGGTCGGCGCGACCCGGCCTGGTCGGGGATCCTCGGAGAGGTCCTGCAGGTGCGCGGCCGGCCGGCACACGTGCTGCGCCGAGCGGCGCGAGACGCAGGCCCGCCGCTCCTGCTGGTCCATGGCCTGGGCGGATCGGCCCGCAACTGGCTCGACGTGGCCACGCAGTTGAGCCGCCACGGCGAGGTCGTCGCGGTCGACCTGCCCGGTTTCGGCGGCACACCGGTGCCCGAGGGTGGCTCCGCCCGGGTCCGGGCCAACGCGGGGTTCCTCGAGGCCGTCCTCGATCGCCTGGGCTGGAGCGACGTGACGGTGATCGGGAACTCGATGGGCGGGCTGCTGGTCACGTTGCTGGCCGCCGACCGCCACGACCGCGTCGGCCGCCTGGTGCTGATCAACCCGGCGCTGCCCGCGCCGCGCCGGGACATGCTGCGGTTGCCTCCGGCTGCGGTGTCGCGCATCCTGCCTGCGGCCGTGCCCGGCATCGGTCGGGCGTTGATCGAGTTGGGCTACCGCCGGCGCACCGCGGAGCAGCTGGTCGACGACTCGTTGGCTTCGGTTGTGGCCGACGTGGACCGGATCCGACCGGCGCTCCGCGACGTCCTCGTCGAGAACCTCGAGGTCGCGCGCACCACCACGTGGCGACGCCGGGCCCTGTCAGAGGCCGCCCGTTCGCTGGTCGCGATGCTCGTCGACGCGCGTGAGCCGTTGCTGGCGGTCCACGCCGTCGCCGCGCCGACGTTGGTGGTGGCCGGCGACCGCGACCGGCTGGTGTCGACGCACGTCATCCGCGGCTTGATGGTCCGCCGCCCTGACTGGGATCACCACGTCCTGGCCGGTGTGGGCCACTCACCGCATGTGGAGGTCCCCCGGGAGTTCTGCCACGTGGTGGACCGGTGGTTGGTCGACGCCGCAGCGGGCCGGTCTGCGATCCCCGCGGCGAACCGGGCCGATGACGACGCTGCACGACCTAGCGGTGACGGGCAGCGTCGAGTTCGTCGATGA
- a CDS encoding CsbD family protein → MSDKIEELKGRAKEAVGAVTGKEDTKEAGEAQQEKVDKRDEARQQAAEAREAQAEAEAARAEQTRKE, encoded by the coding sequence ATGAGCGACAAGATCGAAGAACTGAAGGGCCGCGCCAAGGAAGCCGTCGGGGCGGTCACCGGCAAGGAGGACACCAAGGAGGCCGGTGAGGCGCAACAGGAGAAGGTCGACAAGCGCGACGAGGCCCGCCAGCAGGCCGCCGAAGCGCGCGAGGCGCAGGCTGAGGCCGAAGCCGCCCGAGCGGAGCAGACCCGCAAGGAGTAG